One genomic region from Terriglobus aquaticus encodes:
- a CDS encoding EAL domain-containing protein, producing the protein MAVQPIVDTERNRVFAYEALVRGPKGEGAASVLSAVTPENRYAFDQNCRVKAITLASQLGIVERNPKLSINFMPGAVYSPAACVRLTLATARAHSLPLDRLIFEFTEAEQIDSPTHLQQIADEYSRHGFTLAIDDFGAGFSNVNLLARLHTGIVKLDMDLTRDLHQRPRAQAIVRSLVRLCRGFGTQIVGEGVETYEEYRAMRSCGIRLMQGYLLAKPAFEQLPDFEIPRPRREAVPMLNVPSVLTILPSGRAA; encoded by the coding sequence ATGGCGGTCCAGCCCATCGTAGATACCGAGAGAAATCGCGTCTTTGCATACGAGGCGCTGGTGCGTGGCCCCAAGGGCGAAGGCGCCGCAAGCGTTCTGAGTGCGGTCACCCCTGAGAACAGGTATGCCTTTGACCAGAACTGCCGTGTCAAGGCCATCACCCTCGCCAGCCAACTTGGGATTGTCGAGCGGAATCCTAAGCTCTCCATCAACTTCATGCCGGGCGCCGTCTATAGTCCAGCCGCCTGCGTTCGACTCACCTTGGCTACCGCGCGGGCTCACAGCCTGCCGCTCGACCGGCTCATCTTTGAATTCACGGAAGCCGAGCAGATCGACTCGCCGACGCATCTCCAGCAGATTGCCGACGAGTACAGTCGGCATGGCTTCACCCTCGCCATCGATGACTTCGGCGCCGGTTTCTCCAACGTGAATCTGCTCGCGCGCCTGCACACCGGGATCGTGAAACTCGACATGGATCTGACCCGCGATCTGCATCAACGGCCGCGTGCCCAGGCCATTGTGCGATCGTTGGTGCGGCTTTGCCGCGGCTTTGGAACACAGATCGTCGGTGAGGGCGTGGAGACCTACGAGGAGTATCGTGCCATGCGCAGCTGTGGTATCCGCTTGATGCAGGGCTATCTGCTCGCCAAACCAGCCTTCGAGCAGCTTCCTGACTTTGAGATCCCGCGCCCGCGCCGTGAAGCCGTGCCCATGCTCAATGTCCCGTCCGTGCTCACGATCCTTCCATCAGGGCGCGCCGCCTAG
- a CDS encoding DUF2147 domain-containing protein: MKRVFLFFAAAAALCCTAHGQYAPAAPAQTGVLGYWSTDAGSVLHIDRCDGHVCITIVTISKKAPGVTDERNPDASLRSRPICKMAIGTDFALQDPDHAVDGKIYDPESGKTYKAAMTSEGNALHLRGYIGIKMFGRTETWQRTTGQYATCEGTTRR, translated from the coding sequence ATGAAACGCGTTTTCCTCTTCTTCGCCGCAGCTGCCGCGCTGTGCTGTACCGCGCACGGGCAGTACGCTCCGGCGGCGCCGGCGCAAACCGGTGTGCTGGGCTACTGGTCCACCGATGCCGGATCGGTGCTGCACATCGATCGTTGTGATGGGCACGTGTGCATCACGATTGTCACGATCTCAAAGAAAGCGCCGGGTGTGACAGACGAGAGGAATCCGGATGCCTCGCTGCGTAGCCGGCCGATCTGCAAGATGGCGATAGGCACGGACTTCGCCCTGCAGGACCCCGATCATGCGGTGGACGGCAAGATCTATGACCCGGAGAGCGGCAAAACGTACAAGGCCGCGATGACAAGCGAGGGCAACGCGCTGCACCTGCGTGGGTACATCGGAATCAAGATGTTCGGCCGCACGGAGACATGGCAGCGAACCACCGGCCAATACGCCACGTGCGAAGGAACGACGCGGCGCTAG
- a CDS encoding GDSL-type esterase/lipase family protein, with protein MGTLGQRVRSAFCVVLSAAALLLSSCSGGSTYTTVPLPDSQWVVAWGAPPENALASATNPGGEEQTFRSIILPTIDGSQERVRLSNLYGSAPITIGSAHLAVVTTAPAVDSSTDQPLTFNGATSVTIPAGQTVTSDSVKVFYTAGQKLAVTTYVKGTFAPLTQHQSPVMMSYATATNAGDMTKDTSGASFTNSVQRWLLVTGVDVYGPYQGTVVLLGSSSIDGTNSNYLSTNAYPAKNTVEPTQDNDTPADWLGRSLLAAGYRLGVANGGQIADPAAPDATTASGTSQAGIDRFNRDVVQQPGVKAVIVYIGGVDLRLDCKSATDVEASLTNIIAQGAAANLRVIIATIPPSEYCTTSDPSLLPSTSNPWQGDLNPGPENPGSTQRRLVNTWIRNVAATLPGVVAVADFDAALAYPAHPDFLLPNFVSGDNFHPTGLGYQAQNGAIPLKAILGN; from the coding sequence ATGGGAACTCTCGGACAGCGCGTGCGCTCGGCCTTTTGTGTTGTGCTCTCCGCAGCGGCGTTGCTGCTGAGCAGCTGTTCCGGTGGATCGACCTACACCACGGTCCCGCTGCCGGACAGCCAATGGGTTGTAGCATGGGGCGCGCCGCCTGAAAACGCGCTCGCCTCCGCGACAAACCCAGGCGGAGAGGAACAGACCTTTCGGTCCATCATCCTGCCGACCATCGATGGATCGCAGGAGCGTGTGCGGCTCTCCAACCTATATGGAAGCGCTCCCATCACCATCGGCAGTGCGCATCTTGCTGTTGTGACCACGGCTCCAGCAGTAGACAGCTCGACCGACCAGCCACTTACGTTCAATGGGGCAACCAGCGTCACCATCCCCGCCGGGCAGACGGTTACGTCCGATTCGGTGAAGGTGTTCTACACCGCTGGGCAGAAGCTCGCCGTCACCACCTACGTCAAAGGCACATTCGCACCGCTCACACAGCACCAGTCTCCCGTCATGATGAGTTATGCAACCGCGACGAATGCGGGAGACATGACAAAGGACACGAGTGGAGCAAGCTTCACCAACTCAGTGCAGCGATGGCTGCTTGTCACCGGTGTAGATGTGTACGGCCCATACCAAGGAACGGTGGTCCTTCTGGGCAGTTCCTCCATTGACGGAACTAACTCCAACTATCTCAGCACCAATGCCTACCCGGCCAAGAATACCGTCGAACCCACTCAGGACAACGACACACCCGCAGATTGGCTCGGTCGCAGCCTTTTGGCCGCTGGTTACCGTCTGGGAGTTGCAAACGGCGGTCAGATCGCCGATCCCGCAGCTCCCGATGCCACTACCGCAAGCGGTACGTCGCAGGCCGGTATCGACCGATTCAATCGCGATGTCGTTCAGCAACCCGGTGTCAAAGCTGTGATCGTCTACATCGGCGGCGTCGATCTGCGGCTGGATTGCAAGTCAGCCACCGACGTCGAAGCGTCGCTGACAAACATCATCGCTCAAGGTGCTGCTGCAAACCTCCGCGTGATCATTGCCACAATCCCGCCCTCGGAGTACTGCACCACGTCCGATCCGTCGCTGCTGCCCAGCACTTCCAATCCATGGCAGGGCGATCTGAACCCCGGTCCTGAGAATCCAGGTTCCACCCAGCGCCGACTGGTCAATACCTGGATCCGCAACGTGGCGGCAACTCTGCCCGGAGTCGTGGCTGTGGCTGACTTTGACGCCGCGCTGGCCTATCCGGCACACCCGGACTTCCTTCTGCCCAACTTCGTCAGCGGTGATAACTTCCACCCCACCGGCCTTGGGTATCAGGCACAGAACGGGGCCATTCCGCTGAAGGCAATTCTCGGAAACTAG
- a CDS encoding GDSL-type esterase/lipase family protein, which yields MQSTTTTQPVAMPAAVPSIWVGAWANAMTNAVGNAVNTGGSDRTFRFLVYPTIGGTQERVRFSNFYGTTPVTIGAARLSLGAQGSRQIDTTQDQPLTFSGATSVVVPAGQVVVSDPVKITFSYGQTLAVSMYLKGTYGLVSRHDGIFPQNYMSADGAGDLTADSSGNGLTSTHAEWLLLNGVDVYGPYQGTFILFGSSTTDGWRSNYSSTAVYPTPNAPVDGQFTDRLSDWLARRLNAAGYHIGVVNLGVPGDTVTDDITNTQNSVQNANQRVGHDALTIPNPLAMVTYFGSIDIRSPDCKSAPAIEEATTRLVSAAHAASLPVILATIPPSAFCTNPAQANFGPIPTAADPYAGGVAPGSTPNGGEVQRIALNQWIRSTGATLAGVVAIADFSAALEDPARPSFLQSQYNSGDNFHPNGNGYHAEADAIPLSVLPAPR from the coding sequence ATGCAAAGCACTACGACGACTCAGCCCGTCGCGATGCCGGCAGCGGTACCCTCCATCTGGGTCGGTGCCTGGGCAAACGCCATGACCAATGCAGTCGGCAATGCGGTAAACACCGGCGGCAGTGACAGGACCTTCCGCTTTCTGGTCTACCCAACCATCGGCGGCACGCAGGAACGCGTACGCTTTTCCAATTTCTACGGCACCACGCCGGTGACCATCGGCGCAGCCCGGCTCTCGCTGGGTGCGCAGGGCAGTCGCCAGATCGACACCACGCAGGACCAGCCGCTTACCTTCAGCGGTGCAACTTCCGTGGTCGTCCCTGCGGGACAGGTCGTGGTCTCCGACCCGGTCAAGATCACCTTCAGCTACGGTCAGACCCTCGCCGTCTCCATGTACCTGAAAGGCACTTACGGCCTTGTCTCCCGCCACGACGGCATCTTTCCGCAGAACTATATGTCTGCCGATGGCGCAGGCGATCTGACGGCAGATTCGTCCGGCAATGGGCTCACGTCCACCCATGCCGAGTGGCTGCTTCTGAACGGTGTCGACGTCTACGGACCCTATCAGGGGACATTCATCCTTTTCGGCAGCTCGACCACGGACGGCTGGCGATCGAATTACAGCAGCACGGCGGTATACCCCACGCCCAACGCACCGGTCGACGGCCAGTTCACGGACCGCCTCTCCGACTGGCTGGCGCGGCGACTGAACGCGGCGGGGTATCACATCGGCGTGGTGAACCTTGGGGTTCCTGGTGACACCGTTACAGATGACATCACCAACACCCAGAACAGTGTCCAGAATGCGAACCAGCGCGTGGGTCACGACGCCCTGACCATTCCCAACCCGCTGGCCATGGTCACCTATTTCGGGTCCATTGATATCCGGTCGCCAGACTGCAAGTCCGCGCCCGCAATCGAGGAAGCGACTACCCGTCTCGTATCTGCCGCGCACGCCGCCAGTCTTCCTGTCATCCTGGCGACGATTCCTCCGTCCGCGTTCTGCACCAACCCGGCGCAGGCCAACTTCGGACCAATTCCTACGGCTGCCGACCCGTACGCCGGTGGCGTCGCGCCCGGCAGCACGCCGAACGGCGGCGAAGTGCAACGCATTGCTCTGAATCAGTGGATCCGGTCGACGGGTGCAACCCTGGCGGGTGTGGTCGCCATTGCTGATTTCTCTGCTGCTCTGGAAGATCCGGCGCGTCCCAGCTTCTTGCAATCGCAGTACAACTCCGGCGACAACTTCCACCCGAACGGGAACGGCTACCATGCGGAGGCTGACGCCATTCCCCTTTCGGTACTGCCCGCTCCCCGGTAG
- a CDS encoding spermidine synthase, with protein sequence MPFRTEAGEPRSVSSALFTAATFLSAFLLFLVEPIAAKQLLPRFGGSAGVWISCLVFFQCALLAGYGFADWLARGRNALQREGGAYPLVLGISVLSAAAWALHQSTSPALTAHPFFAISRDLLLTVGLPFLSLAATSPLLQAWFARANAGQTRYSLYGISNLASLLALGLYPTLMEPYLPMHTQRVAWVIGFTFFAVLAIRLQRALPQAAPATAVTSSEEPTETPAPSLNTARLLWLLLPMAASMQLAAITAHLTANVAAIPLLWILPLAVYLLSLVFSFQFPRLLPQGIILRLLAVMLASLGYLLSKVDVSVPIALAIAVYLAELFFAAQFCHAAAYELRPRRAEETTRFYLIFATGGALGAILIGVVFPLIFSANYDLAISFTVTAAVAAFALWQQGWSQRLLWLTGTALLLFLLGLQRIAYRQDTLFSERNFYGTLRVQQNTDSSGQTVRTLANGSIRHGTQIFTPELVRTPTTYYAYDSGVGLALRLCCGDSPRRIGVIGLGTGTVAAYGKPGDTLRFYDINPAVPPVARNLFAYLRQTPATTTIVEGDARASLTFEPPQNFNVLVVDAFSGDAIPLHLLTAEAMQVYLRHLAPGGILAFHVSNQHVDLEPAVQQLGEHNGLQASTVHNAADNSRGEFRSTWVLLTANQQFLAQPEVVQRSQPTQPRAGLRLWTDDYSSLFPLIR encoded by the coding sequence ATGCCTTTCCGCACTGAAGCCGGCGAGCCGCGCAGTGTCTCCTCCGCGCTCTTCACCGCTGCGACGTTCCTGTCCGCGTTCCTGCTCTTCCTGGTCGAGCCCATCGCGGCCAAGCAGCTCCTGCCGCGCTTCGGCGGCTCCGCCGGCGTGTGGATCAGTTGCCTCGTCTTCTTTCAATGCGCTCTGCTGGCGGGCTATGGTTTCGCAGACTGGCTCGCTCGCGGCCGCAACGCTCTGCAACGCGAGGGTGGAGCATACCCGCTTGTGCTTGGCATCTCTGTGCTCTCCGCAGCGGCCTGGGCTCTGCACCAAAGCACGTCGCCTGCGCTCACCGCGCATCCTTTCTTCGCCATCAGCCGAGACCTCTTGCTCACCGTCGGCCTGCCGTTCCTTTCGCTCGCCGCCACCAGCCCCCTGCTGCAGGCGTGGTTCGCACGCGCCAACGCCGGGCAAACACGCTACAGCCTCTACGGCATCTCCAACCTGGCGTCGCTGCTGGCGCTGGGCCTTTATCCCACGCTCATGGAACCGTATCTGCCCATGCATACGCAGCGCGTCGCATGGGTGATTGGCTTCACCTTCTTCGCGGTGCTCGCGATCCGGCTGCAGCGCGCCCTCCCACAAGCGGCGCCAGCAACAGCGGTCACAAGCAGCGAAGAACCCACCGAAACCCCCGCGCCTTCTCTGAACACAGCGCGCCTGCTCTGGCTACTGCTGCCCATGGCTGCCTCCATGCAGCTCGCCGCAATCACCGCGCACCTCACGGCCAACGTCGCCGCAATCCCTCTGCTCTGGATCCTGCCGCTCGCGGTATACCTGCTCTCGCTGGTCTTCAGCTTCCAGTTCCCGCGCCTCCTGCCGCAGGGCATCATCCTGCGCCTGCTCGCAGTCATGCTGGCCAGCCTCGGCTACCTGCTCAGCAAGGTCGACGTCTCCGTTCCCATCGCACTCGCCATCGCCGTCTACCTGGCCGAGCTCTTTTTCGCCGCGCAGTTCTGCCACGCTGCCGCTTACGAGCTTCGTCCGCGCCGAGCCGAAGAGACGACCCGCTTCTACCTAATCTTTGCGACTGGCGGAGCGCTCGGCGCCATACTCATCGGTGTCGTCTTCCCGCTCATCTTCTCGGCCAATTACGACCTCGCCATCTCGTTCACGGTCACTGCCGCAGTCGCTGCATTCGCGCTGTGGCAGCAAGGCTGGTCGCAGCGTCTACTGTGGCTCACTGGCACGGCGCTGCTCCTCTTCCTGCTCGGCCTCCAGCGCATCGCCTACCGGCAGGACACGCTCTTCTCCGAACGCAACTTCTACGGCACCCTGCGCGTGCAGCAGAACACCGACAGCAGCGGCCAGACCGTCCGCACCCTCGCTAACGGCAGCATTCGCCACGGCACGCAAATCTTCACGCCGGAACTCGTCCGCACGCCCACAACCTATTACGCGTACGACTCCGGCGTCGGCCTCGCCCTGCGTCTCTGCTGCGGCGATAGTCCGCGCCGCATCGGCGTCATCGGTCTCGGCACCGGCACGGTTGCCGCCTACGGCAAACCCGGCGACACACTCCGCTTCTACGACATCAATCCCGCCGTGCCACCGGTCGCACGCAACCTCTTTGCCTACCTGCGCCAGACACCCGCCACGACAACCATCGTCGAAGGCGACGCCCGCGCGTCACTCACCTTCGAGCCGCCGCAGAACTTCAACGTCCTCGTCGTAGACGCCTTCTCCGGCGACGCCATCCCGCTGCACCTGCTCACCGCAGAAGCCATGCAGGTCTACCTGCGCCACCTTGCTCCCGGCGGCATCCTCGCCTTCCACGTCTCCAATCAGCACGTGGATCTTGAGCCGGCGGTACAGCAATTGGGAGAACACAATGGCCTGCAGGCGAGCACGGTGCACAACGCCGCCGACAACAGCCGCGGCGAGTTCCGCTCCACTTGGGTGCTGCTCACCGCCAACCAGCAGTTCTTGGCTCAGCCCGAAGTAGTGCAGCGCTCCCAGCCCACCCAACCGCGTGCCGGCCTGCGCCTCTGGACCGACGATTACTCCAGCCTCTTCCCCTTGATCCGCTGA
- a CDS encoding MOSC domain-containing protein, giving the protein MAEPRIIAVSSSPNHGFSKQPQPAIHLLAGLGVEGDSHCGKTVQHLYLMRKDASAPNRMQVHLLPAELLDEVNADGFQVDPGGLGENILTRDVDLLHLPAGTLLRLGEEAIVELTCLRQPCAQIDRYQPGLQQRMFSHEDGKRRPRVGVMGIVTQGGIVRAQDRIRVDLPPEPHRALTT; this is encoded by the coding sequence ATGGCAGAGCCGCGCATCATTGCCGTAAGCAGCAGTCCGAACCACGGCTTCTCCAAGCAGCCGCAGCCCGCGATTCATCTGCTCGCCGGTCTCGGCGTGGAGGGCGACTCGCACTGCGGCAAGACCGTGCAGCACCTGTACCTCATGCGCAAGGACGCCTCCGCGCCCAACCGCATGCAGGTGCACCTGCTGCCCGCGGAGCTGCTCGATGAGGTGAACGCCGATGGCTTTCAGGTGGATCCCGGCGGACTCGGCGAAAACATCCTCACCCGCGACGTCGATCTGCTGCACCTGCCCGCAGGCACGCTCCTGCGTCTCGGCGAGGAAGCCATCGTCGAACTCACCTGCCTGCGCCAGCCCTGCGCGCAAATCGACCGCTACCAACCCGGCCTGCAGCAGCGCATGTTCTCGCACGAAGACGGTAAGCGCCGCCCGCGCGTCGGCGTCATGGGCATCGTCACGCAGGGCGGCATAGTCCGCGCGCAAGACCGCATCCGCGTCGATCTGCCGCCAGAGCCGCACCGCGCACTTACCACCTAG
- the ychF gene encoding redox-regulated ATPase YchF has translation MPLNCGIVGLPNVGKSTIFSALTSVEAVAANYPFCTIEPNIGIVPVPDERLDKIVALVKPNSIVPTTMEFVDIAGLVAGASKGEGLGNQFLANIRSTDATLHIVRCFEDAEVIHVAGKVDPLSDIDVINTELLLADLDTVTRRHEKVQKLARNTQDSKIKLEFSAMSKLLETLEAGKPARTADLSDEERPYTRDLHLITMKPTLYVANVDEAGLKDGNAHTAAVEQRAAEEGSQVVRICGALESEIAQLDPAERDEFLKDMGLSEPGLNRLIHAAYRLLGLITYFTAGVQEVRAWTIRQGTKAPGAAGVIHSDFEKGFIRADAYNCEDLFRLGSEQAVKEKGLLRSEGKEYVVKDGDILFFKFNN, from the coding sequence ATGCCTTTGAACTGCGGAATCGTCGGCCTGCCCAACGTGGGCAAGAGCACTATCTTCAGCGCGCTCACCAGTGTGGAAGCCGTCGCTGCGAACTACCCGTTCTGCACCATCGAGCCCAACATCGGCATCGTTCCCGTGCCAGATGAGCGCCTCGACAAGATTGTCGCGCTGGTCAAACCCAACAGCATCGTGCCGACCACCATGGAGTTCGTCGACATCGCCGGCTTGGTCGCCGGCGCCAGCAAGGGTGAAGGCCTCGGCAACCAGTTCCTCGCCAACATCCGCTCCACCGATGCCACGCTGCACATCGTGCGCTGCTTCGAAGACGCAGAAGTCATCCACGTCGCGGGCAAGGTCGATCCGCTCTCCGACATCGACGTGATCAACACCGAGCTCCTGCTAGCCGACCTGGACACCGTCACGCGCCGCCACGAAAAGGTGCAGAAGCTGGCACGCAATACGCAGGACAGCAAAATCAAGCTCGAGTTCAGCGCGATGAGCAAGCTGCTCGAAACACTCGAAGCCGGCAAGCCCGCCCGCACCGCCGACCTCTCTGACGAAGAACGTCCCTACACCCGCGACCTGCACCTGATCACCATGAAGCCGACACTCTACGTCGCCAACGTGGACGAGGCCGGCCTGAAGGACGGCAACGCGCACACCGCCGCCGTCGAACAGCGCGCTGCCGAAGAGGGCAGCCAGGTCGTCCGCATCTGCGGCGCTCTCGAATCCGAAATCGCGCAGCTCGATCCCGCCGAACGCGACGAGTTCCTGAAGGACATGGGCCTGAGCGAGCCCGGCCTGAACCGCCTCATCCACGCTGCCTACCGCCTGCTCGGCCTCATCACTTACTTCACCGCGGGTGTGCAGGAAGTGCGCGCGTGGACCATCCGCCAGGGCACCAAGGCTCCGGGCGCCGCAGGCGTCATCCACTCCGACTTCGAAAAAGGCTTCATCCGCGCCGACGCCTACAACTGCGAAGACCTCTTCCGGCTCGGCTCTGAACAGGCCGTGAAAGAGAAAGGTCTCCTCCGCAGCGAAGGCAAGGAATACGTCGTCAAGGACGGCGACATTCTCTTCTTCAAGTTCAACAACTAG
- a CDS encoding FAD-dependent oxidoreductase, with the protein MPRDLNRRAFLQGSAALTGMGLVSGCAKRAGVPLAAQATAPGAVAALPFYDMPGPIVPIRADMDRIFRITVCLRPFRAAGPRLEVERIADATVVHNYGHGGSGWSLSWGAADQAVRTAMQAAPGTRDVAVIGCGAIGLTAALTAQRMGLNVTIYAKERPPYVRSSRATGQWTPDSRIALANVAAPDFAQRWEQMARFSFGMYQSYLGSPGSPIEWTDRYFLEDPPAATAGRAAEQAEEHQFARYRNRIADLTPQWKNLPAGVTPFPTKSVRQSSTLTFNVASYSRQLMQEFQIAGGRVETREFHSPGELAQLTQKLVIHCTGYGARALFADESVVPVRGQIAWLIPQEGVNYAFFYNGLNVVGRRDGIVIQPDNGRGDEDGWNRTDEEPDRAEAEGGVRILQELYGRMKPAAARRGNA; encoded by the coding sequence ATGCCTCGTGATCTGAACCGTCGCGCGTTCTTGCAGGGATCGGCTGCGCTGACTGGAATGGGACTAGTGAGTGGGTGCGCGAAACGCGCCGGTGTGCCCCTTGCCGCGCAGGCGACCGCGCCGGGAGCGGTGGCTGCGCTTCCCTTCTACGACATGCCGGGGCCGATCGTGCCGATCCGGGCGGACATGGATCGCATCTTCCGCATCACGGTGTGCCTGCGGCCTTTCCGCGCGGCAGGACCGCGGCTGGAAGTGGAACGAATTGCGGATGCCACAGTGGTGCACAACTACGGTCACGGCGGCAGCGGATGGTCGCTGTCGTGGGGTGCGGCGGACCAAGCCGTGCGCACGGCGATGCAGGCCGCGCCGGGAACGCGGGACGTGGCGGTGATCGGGTGCGGTGCTATAGGCCTGACGGCCGCACTGACGGCGCAGCGAATGGGTCTGAACGTGACCATCTATGCGAAGGAGAGGCCGCCGTATGTGCGGTCGAGCCGCGCCACCGGGCAGTGGACGCCCGATTCGCGCATTGCGCTGGCGAATGTGGCTGCGCCGGACTTTGCGCAGCGTTGGGAGCAGATGGCTCGCTTCTCGTTTGGCATGTACCAGAGCTATCTTGGTTCGCCCGGTTCGCCGATCGAGTGGACCGACCGCTATTTCCTCGAGGATCCACCTGCGGCGACGGCAGGGCGGGCGGCGGAGCAAGCCGAGGAGCACCAGTTTGCGCGATATCGGAATCGGATCGCGGATCTGACGCCGCAATGGAAGAACTTGCCGGCGGGGGTGACGCCGTTTCCAACGAAGTCGGTGCGGCAGTCGAGCACACTGACGTTTAACGTGGCCAGTTACTCGCGGCAGTTGATGCAGGAGTTCCAGATTGCCGGTGGACGCGTGGAGACGCGCGAGTTCCACTCGCCGGGCGAGCTGGCGCAGTTGACACAAAAGCTGGTGATCCACTGCACCGGCTACGGCGCGCGCGCGTTATTTGCGGATGAGAGCGTGGTGCCCGTGCGCGGTCAGATTGCATGGCTCATTCCGCAGGAAGGCGTGAACTACGCATTCTTCTACAACGGTTTGAATGTGGTGGGACGGCGCGATGGCATCGTGATCCAGCCGGACAATGGCCGCGGTGATGAGGACGGGTGGAACCGTACCGATGAAGAGCCGGACCGTGCAGAAGCAGAGGGCGGCGTTCGCATTTTGCAGGAGCTGTACGGGCGCATGAAGCCCGCGGCAGCGAGGCGCGGCAACGCATGA
- a CDS encoding YciE/YciF ferroxidase family protein, with protein MALMDVLLDEMRDLYSAENQLVKALPKLARGANDPSLKSGIKNHLEETKNQVQRLREAFGHLGKKPTGQHCNGMEGLIEEGQDALEKDEEGANKDLCIVGASARVEHYEIAGYTVAIALAKGLGLKEVASLLNENLQEEVAAAKTLFANAKPLLKQAASEDDAHENEEESKPKSAKEKKSEKESEQDEKEASAEVKKRGR; from the coding sequence ATGGCACTGATGGACGTACTGCTGGACGAGATGCGCGACCTGTACAGCGCAGAGAATCAACTGGTCAAGGCTCTGCCGAAGCTGGCGAGGGGCGCGAACGATCCGAGCCTGAAGTCCGGCATCAAGAACCACCTGGAAGAGACTAAGAACCAGGTGCAGCGCCTGCGTGAGGCGTTCGGCCACCTGGGCAAGAAGCCGACGGGTCAGCACTGCAACGGCATGGAAGGCCTGATCGAAGAGGGTCAGGACGCGCTGGAGAAGGATGAAGAAGGCGCGAACAAGGACCTGTGCATCGTGGGTGCATCGGCGCGCGTGGAGCACTACGAGATTGCCGGGTACACCGTGGCGATTGCGCTGGCTAAGGGCCTGGGCTTGAAGGAAGTGGCATCGCTGCTGAATGAGAACCTGCAGGAAGAAGTCGCCGCCGCGAAGACGCTCTTCGCCAACGCCAAGCCGCTGCTGAAGCAGGCTGCCAGCGAAGACGACGCGCACGAGAACGAAGAAGAATCGAAGCCGAAGTCCGCGAAGGAAAAGAAGAGCGAGAAGGAAAGCGAGCAGGACGAGAAGGAAGCCTCGGCGGAAGTGAAGAAGCGCGGCCGCTAA
- a CDS encoding DUF2911 domain-containing protein: MKNVVLAVALATGACCLIGAQDMQMAHGSMKMDKDGKPIPSPRKMAMADLGGTSIHISYGAPSLRGRKMVGGQDPYGKEWRLGANEATSFETSGDLMVGGTHVPAGKYTLFALPEANKWTLIISKKTGEWGIPYPGAGDDLARVPMQKAPASGSLEQMLIDFEKSTAKSTQMHVKWATDNYYVTITKM; the protein is encoded by the coding sequence ATGAAGAACGTAGTTCTGGCCGTGGCGCTGGCCACCGGTGCCTGTTGCCTGATCGGCGCGCAGGACATGCAGATGGCTCACGGGTCCATGAAGATGGACAAGGACGGAAAGCCGATACCGAGTCCGCGCAAGATGGCGATGGCCGACTTGGGCGGCACATCGATTCACATCAGCTACGGTGCACCTTCGCTGCGCGGACGCAAGATGGTCGGCGGGCAGGACCCCTACGGTAAGGAATGGCGACTGGGCGCGAACGAGGCCACCAGCTTTGAGACTTCGGGCGACCTGATGGTCGGCGGAACGCACGTGCCCGCGGGCAAGTACACGCTGTTTGCGCTGCCCGAAGCGAATAAGTGGACGCTGATCATCAGCAAGAAGACGGGCGAGTGGGGTATTCCTTACCCCGGCGCGGGCGACGACCTGGCGCGCGTGCCGATGCAAAAGGCGCCGGCAAGCGGATCGCTGGAGCAGATGCTGATCGACTTCGAAAAGAGCACCGCGAAGAGCACGCAGATGCACGTAAAGTGGGCGACCGACAACTACTACGTGACCATCACGAAGATGTAA
- a CDS encoding cell division protein ZapA, giving the protein MTDTTTASVEIYDQVYRLRGVDPEHIARLGALVDGKMRAVSAHGATVDSLRVAVLAALNIADELMELRARHRELVASLDRSETHTRSRASSLTNMLDEALGDEYLDRIAV; this is encoded by the coding sequence GTGACGGATACGACAACCGCTTCGGTGGAAATTTACGACCAGGTGTACCGTCTGCGCGGCGTGGATCCGGAGCACATTGCACGGCTGGGCGCGCTGGTGGACGGCAAGATGCGAGCGGTCAGCGCTCACGGCGCGACGGTGGATTCCCTGCGCGTGGCTGTGCTGGCGGCGCTGAATATCGCGGACGAGCTGATGGAGCTGCGCGCGCGGCATCGCGAGTTGGTGGCATCGCTGGACCGAAGCGAAACGCACACCCGCAGCCGGGCATCGTCACTGACCAACATGCTGGACGAAGCGCTGGGCGACGAATACCTGGACCGCATCGCAGTCTAA